The genomic window TCCGGCGGCAGCAGGTCGGCCTGCAGGACCGCGGTGATCTCGACCTGCTCCTGGTAGAGGGCGGCGGCCGAGATCGCCGAGCCGGCGCGGGCGGCGAAGACCCGGGCGAGCAACTCGTCCTCGGAGGTGAAGACGTCACCGCGGGCCAGGATCAGCGCGCCGGCCGGTTCGGCGTTGCCGGGCAGCGGGACGACCAGCAGCGCACCGACCGAGCCGAGCGAGGCCGGCATCAGCCAGCCGGGCACCTGTGCCGGGTCGAGCCAGCGGCTCGGGATCGGCGGGAAACCACCGAGGGCCTCGGCCAGGCCCGGCACCTCGGCGAGCAGCGGCTCACGCAGGGTGCCCTCCTCGACGGCGTGGCCGGGGGCGAGACGGGCCCAGGAACTCTGCCGGCGGTGCACCGGGCGGACGACCACGGCGACATCGGCGAGGTGGGCGACGGCGATCTCCAGCGTGGTACGGATGACCCGGCGCACGTTCAGGGAGGCGGACAGCCGCTGACCCGCCTCGACCAGGAACGAGGCCTGGAGCAGGGTGGTGGATGTCGTCATGTCGCCTCCTGTTCCATCCCCGTCGAATTCCTCAGCCTACGTGGTCGGACGGCAGACCACTCAGATCGACCACCACCGGGGCGTGATCGGACGGTCCCTTTCCCTTGCGGGCGTCCCGGTCGACATACGCGTCGGTGACTGCCGCGGCCACACCGGCGCTCGCGTAGACGAGGTCGATCCGCATCCCCTTGTTCTGGTGGAACATGCCCGCACGGTAGTCCCAGTAGGTGTACGGATGGTCACCTTTGAGGGCCCGGGCCGGTACGTCGGCGAGCCCGATCCCACGGACGGCGGCGAGCGCGTCCCGTTCCGGCACGGTGACGTGGGTGGATCCGGCGAACACCGAGACGTCCCAGACGTCGGCGTCGTCCGGGGCCACGTTCCAGTCACCGGCCACCACCAGCGGGCCGGCGGCCAGGTCGGGGATCAGGGCGTCGCGCAGGGCGGACAGCCAGGCCAGCTTGTACGAATAATGCGGGTCCTCCGGGCTGCGGCCGTTCGGCACGTACACCGACATGAACCGGATACCGCCGCACACGGCACTGATCGCACGCGCCTCCGGATCGGGGAAACCGGGCTGGCCGGTGAATCCGTGCCGCACGTCGTCGAGGCCGACCTTGGAGAGCAGGGCGACCCCGTTCCAGCGGCCCTGGCCGTACGCCGCGGTGGTGTACCCGAGGGCGGCGACCTCCTGCTCCGGGAACGCGTCCCCGGCGACCTTGGTCTCCTGTAGGCACACGACGTCGGGGGCGGTGCCGGTGAGCCAGTCGAGCAGCCGGGGCAGCCGGGCCTTGACCGAGTTGACGTTCCAGGTGGCGAAGCGCATACCGGATTTCTACCCGGTCGGGCGCCGGGTGGCGGCGATCAGGGCCGTGGCGAGCCCGGCCGTCAGGATCACCAGCGCGACGACGAGCCAGGTCATGATCCCCCCACACCGCAGGATTCAGCCTGCGAATAATGCCGGAGTTGCCCGCATGGCACCAGGGTCCCTGGAAGGTTTGTCTCCGAGAGGAGGCGGATCATGCGCGTGGAGGTCATGCCGGAGTTGCCGGCCGATCTGCTGGACGAGTCCTGGGAGTTCTACCTGCACTGCTTCAACGACCTGCGGGTGCTCGCGGCCAACCGGCACCTGCTGTACCGCGAGGAGTTCGACGATCTGATGTCGGACGAGCGGGTGCCCAAGTACGTGGCGCTCGACGCCGACGGCGGGGTGATCGGCCTCGCGGCGATGACCACCGACCTGGACGCGATCTCGCTGATCTCCCCGGAGTACTTCGAATATCACTGGCCG from Actinoplanes derwentensis includes these protein-coding regions:
- a CDS encoding exodeoxyribonuclease III, yielding MRFATWNVNSVKARLPRLLDWLTGTAPDVVCLQETKVAGDAFPEQEVAALGYTTAAYGQGRWNGVALLSKVGLDDVRHGFTGQPGFPDPEARAISAVCGGIRFMSVYVPNGRSPEDPHYSYKLAWLSALRDALIPDLAAGPLVVAGDWNVAPDDADVWDVSVFAGSTHVTVPERDALAAVRGIGLADVPARALKGDHPYTYWDYRAGMFHQNKGMRIDLVYASAGVAAAVTDAYVDRDARKGKGPSDHAPVVVDLSGLPSDHVG